The following proteins are encoded in a genomic region of Gloeomargarita sp. SKYB120:
- a CDS encoding 4-vinyl reductase, producing MTKTAAGSSELNALWGEPTSPTSLFDKNRHNHYDLTTFFRWDLAQGTVTDWNGAVNFFASEDLITGLMDGLTEEVGDAAPVVLYQIGRQWGALDGQAFDRWFTEEFQRPVRQTNLLFLLETWWWPFTAQGWGRWEIDLSLQKQGFLLLNIFDSAIARTLGVVGKPVCHLYAGLFAGFLSHLVSQVLECAEIQCYSMGATYCRFVVGKAAAIQPVHAWVNQGLGVREIEKRLAGGQALCPTT from the coding sequence ATGACGAAAACAGCAGCAGGTTCGTCGGAACTGAATGCCCTGTGGGGGGAACCGACATCACCAACGTCCCTATTTGATAAAAACCGGCACAATCATTACGACTTGACCACGTTTTTCCGTTGGGATTTAGCCCAAGGAACGGTCACCGATTGGAATGGGGCGGTGAATTTTTTTGCCAGTGAAGATTTGATCACCGGACTCATGGACGGCCTGACGGAAGAGGTGGGGGACGCAGCGCCGGTCGTGTTGTATCAAATTGGGCGGCAATGGGGCGCGCTGGATGGGCAAGCCTTTGACCGCTGGTTTACCGAGGAATTTCAGCGTCCGGTGCGCCAGACGAATCTATTGTTTTTGCTGGAAACCTGGTGGTGGCCCTTTACAGCCCAGGGCTGGGGTCGCTGGGAAATTGACCTATCGCTGCAAAAGCAGGGGTTTTTGTTGCTGAATATCTTTGATTCGGCGATTGCTCGCACGCTGGGGGTGGTTGGCAAGCCTGTGTGTCATCTGTACGCGGGACTGTTTGCTGGGTTTTTGAGTCATCTGGTGAGCCAAGTGCTAGAGTGCGCCGAAATCCAGTGCTACTCGATGGGTGCCACCTATTGCCGGTTTGTGGTGGGCAAAGCCGCTGCAATCCAACCAGTTCACGCTTGGGTCAACCAGGGCTTGGGCGTGCGCGAG